From the Gammaproteobacteria bacterium genome, the window GCGTGGCGGCGTCACCGGCAGGTACAGCGGCCCCTTTTGGCCGCAGCCGGCCAGTCCTGCAAGCAGCAGGAACGCCAAACAAACCAATACAGGACGCCGCATCGCAAGAGTATAACCGCGCTTCGCATTGCGCGTGCTAGAGTCTTGCCGTCACAGGAGAGCGTGTATGTCATTCCAGGTGCCGGTGTCGTTGTGGATTGCCGGGCTGGTGGTGATTCTGGTAGCGCTCATCGGCCTCGCCGTGTTTTTCCGCGGTTGGCAGCGGCTGTTCCGGGGCAAATTCGCCGGTGGCATCGGCCGCGTGATCGTCGGCGCAATCCTGCTCGCGGCGGTGGGGCTGACGGTGGCGGTGGCGATCAATCTGCGCAGCTATCATCGTCTGACCTACGAGCAGCCGGTAGCGGATCTGGCGTTCACTCAGCTTGCACCCCAGGAGTTTCGCGCGAGCCTCACGGATGCGCGCGGCCGGGTACGCACCAAGGTGCTGCGCGGCGACGAGTGGGAGCTTTCAGCACGAGTGCTCAAGTGGACCGGCCCGGGCAATCTGCTGGGTTTCAATGCGCTGTATCACCTCGACCGGCTCGAGGGTCGTTACCGGAATATCGAGCAGGAGCAACGCGATTACCACACGGCGGTGGACCTTGCGGGCGGCGGCGGACTGGACGTGTGGAGTTTCGCGCGTGCCCACGCCTGGCTGCCGTGGGTGGACGCGAGCTACGGCAGCGCCACCTACCTGCCGATGGCGGACGGCGCCGAATATCGCGTGAGCATGAGCCAGACTGGATTGTTGGCGCGGCCTGCGAACGCCGCGGCCCAACAGGCGGTGGCGCACTGGTAAACGCTGGTGGCTGCCGTACATCAGAACGCCCGCTGATTTTTGCGCGCCACACCTACCGCCTAATGCAGCGGTGCCACCTTCGAGGAACGCGCGGGATTGGCCAACTGGCTCGCGTGCGCAGTTTCTTAACGATTGATCATCCAGTTCGAAAAGCGGCGCGTTCCAAAACCGTCATGGGCCCAGCGTGAGCCAGCCGATCGGCGCGCCACGCATGGCTCATGGAACGACCGTCAACTCTTGATTGTTGAGCGATCCAGCACCGCCATCGTGATCCGCGACACACACACCAGGCGATCCTGATCGTCGGTGATTTTGATTTCCCACACTTGGGTAGTTCTGCCGACGTGCAGCGGCCGCGCGGTGCCGGTGACCTGGCCCTCGCGCATCGCGCGGATGTGATTGCAGTTGAGTTCCAGCCCCACGCACAGGGTTTTGCTCCGGTCCACCACCAGATTGGCGCCGGTGGAGCCCAAGGTTTCGGCGAGCGCCGCGGAGGCCCCGCCGTGCAGGATGCCGGCCGGCTGTTTGGTGCGCGCATCCACCGGCATTGTGGCCTTGAGGTAATCCTCGCCCACCTCCGTGTAGCGGATGCCGAGGTGCGTCACCAGCGTCTGCTGTTGGTAGCGGTTGAGGTCATCCACGTTCACCGGTTTAAGCCAGATCGTCATACCGAGCCTCCGCAGAAATCAGGTCGCAGAAATGGAAATGCTCATCGCGGCGCACGCGCTCGCCACGCCGGAAAGCAATTGGTCGCCGGAATACCGGGCCGGCATACACGAAGGTGTGGAATTCGCCGTGCTCCCCGCAGGGATCCACGGTAGCCGGCAACGCACCTAGCAAGGCGGCATCGTACTCGCGGCCGGCGAATTCGCCGCTGAGCTGCTGCTCGTCCACGCAACACAGCACGGCCTTGAATCTGAGTGCAATGAATTCCCGCGCCAGTTGGTCCGTAGGCTTGTGCCATAGCGGGAACACACATTCCATGTCCACCTTGTGCATATTGTCCAACCGGTATTGGCGGATGTCCTCCAGAAACAAATCGCCGAAGGCTACATGCCGGATACCTTGAACTTTGAAGCCCTCCAAAGCAATGCGCATTTTCTGCTCGTATTCCTCGTTGGACGGGCGCTCCGAAAGCTTCACCTTGTAAAGCGGCAGGCCGATGGATTCCGCCTGTGCATTCAGCAGTGCCTCGTGCACGCCGTGCATGCTGACGCGGCCGTAATGCCCGTTCACACTGGTGAGCAGACCTACGACCCGGTAGCGCGGGTCATGCCGCAGGGCGTGCAGCGCCAAGGCGCTGTCCTTGCCGCCGCTCCAGGACAGGATCAGCGGCAGGCGGCTCATGGCGCGCGGCGCTTGCGGATCTGCAGATTGAGCATCTCGACGCCGAAGGCGAAGGCCATGGAGAAGTAGATGTAGCCTTTGGGGATGTGCACGCCGAGTCCGTCCGCGATCAGTGCCACGCCGATCAATACCAGAAACGCCAGCGCCAGCATCTTGAGCGTGGGGTGGCGCTGCACGAAGCGGCTTACTGCGCCGGCATACATCAGCATGAAGCCCACCGCGATGATGATGGCCGCGGCCATCACTGCCAGTTTGTCCGACATGCCGATGGCGGTGATGACCGAATCCAGCGAGAACACCACGTCCAGCAGCAGAATCTGGGTCACCGCCGCAAAGAACGATCTACGTTGCGCTGCGCGTTGACGTGTATGGCTCTGGTCGATATCGCCGTGGATTTCAAGCGTGCTCTTGGCCAGCAGGAACAGGCCGCCGCCGATCAGCACTAGGTCGCGGAGCGAAAACGGCTGTTCGAACAGCGTGAACAGCGGACGCGTCAGGCGCGACAGCCAGAAAATGGACGCCAGCAACAGCAGCCGCGTGACCACCGCCAGAATCAGGCCGGTGCGACGCGCCGAGGCCTGGCGCTCGACCGGCAGGCCGCCGGTCACGATGGAAATGAAAATGATGTTGTCGATGCCGAGTACGATCTCCAGCGCGGTCAATGTCACCAGCGCGGCCCAGATGTTCGGATCGGTAATCCAGTCCATGGCTTACTGCCTCAGCTTCGCAAATACGACGCGCCATTCACGTCCAGGATGCAGCCGGTAGCGTACAACATGCCGTCGGCGGCAAGTCGAACGACAGCTTCAGCGATTTCTTCCGGGGTGGCCACGCGGTTGAGCGGGCTTTGTTTGCGGATGGCTTCGCCCTGCGGGCCATCTAGCAGTGCGGTCGCCATGTCGGTGCGCACGAAGCCGGGAGCGACCACGCCCACGAAAATGTTCCAGGGCGCAAGTGCCTGGGCGAGGGATTGGGAAAACTGGTTCAATCCCGCTTTGGATGCGCCATAGGGGAGAGCCTCCGGCTCGCCGCGAAAGGCGCCGCGCGAGGAGATGTTGATGATGTGACCGCTTTTCTGATTCATCATGACTTGCGCGGCGAGGAAACAGAGATTGGCGGGTGCGGTGAGGTCGGCGGCCAGTGTGTTCTTCCAGGTCAGTTGCCAGCCGGCGTAGTTCAAATCCTTGAGCGGCCTGACTTCATAAATGCCGGCGTTATTTACCAGCACATCCAACCGGCCGTAATGGTTGACCACCTCGTTGATCAACGATTCACAGGCGGGGGGATCGGTGAGGTCGGCGCCGAAGGCGCGATGATTTTTACCGGCCAAGGCATGAACAAGTTGCTCGGCCTGTTTTTGGCTCGTGTGGTAATGCACCGCTGCGCTGCCGCCGAGCTTAGCAAAGGCTTTGGCTGTCGCGCGGCCGATGCCGCGCGCCGCGCCGGTGATAAGAATAGTTTTGTTTGAGAAATCCAAAGCTGTTTCCCCTCACCCTTTCAGGCTGCGCAATCCTGCTGCGCCTGAAAGTCCAGGGCTGCCATCCGTGGCAGCCCGCTCATTGCTTTGCAATTCGCCCTCTCCCTTCCGGGGGCGAGGGGACAAGGAAAAGGATTGGTTCTTCGTTACAATCGCCGCTCATTCTAGCGGAGAGCGCGATGGCGGATTTGCCCGAGTGCGTCGAGATTGAAACCGGTGGTGCGCCTACAGCCAGCATCATCTGGCTGCACGGCCTGGGGGCGGATGGCCACGACTTCGGACCCATCGTGCCGGAACTCAGGTTGCCCGCCACGCTGCCGGTGCGTTTCGTATTTCCGCACGCACCGGTGCGGCCGGTGACGCTCAACAACGGCATGCCGATGCGCGCCTGGTTCGACATCGTGAAAATCGGCGCACACCAGCCGCGCGACAAGGCTGGCATGCTGGCTTCACGCGCATTGGTGGAAGCGCTGATTGCACGCGAAAACCAGCGCGGCGTTCCAGCCGCGCGCATCGTGCTCGCGGGGTTTTCGCAGGGCGGCGCGGTCGTGCTCTATACCGGCCTGCAATACCGCGAACGGCTCGCGGGCATCATGGCGTTGTCCACCTACCTGCCGCTCAATGAAGGCCTGGATTTTGCGATCCACGCCGCCAATACCGCGACGCCGATTTTCTACGGTCACGGCACGCAGGACCCGATTGTGCCGCTGCCGCTGGCCGAGCAGACACGCAAGGTGCTGACAGCGCGCGGTTGTCGGATCGCTTGGCATACTTATCCGATGCCGCATGCAGTTTGTCCCGAGGAAATCCAGCACCTGCGAGCTTGGCTTTTGAGCGTATTACCGCACACCGTGTAAGTCAGGCGCAATGACGGCCGTGCCTCGGAGTCCGTTCCCAGCCCGGACAAAATACCGTTGGACGGCCTCGGAACTATTTCCACCTCCGGAAGTCACATTAGGATTACCGAAATCCCCGCTTCTTTTTCCCCACCAAAATATAATTGCAACAAGGTCAAATCCCTCATGAAAATCACGTCATCGGGTTTGCTAATTTCCGTTCTGCTTCCTGTTGCCTTCATGTGCAACACCGCTTTAGCGGACACTCCGGACCAGCTTCAAACCACGACCCTGGGCTCGGTGGAAGTCACCGCCACGCCCTTGCCCGAAAATCTGGGCAGCGTGCCGCAGAGCATCAACATCATCAACCACAATCAACTAATGGCGATGGGCGCCACGGACCTGCGCAGCGCCCTGGCATTGTCAGCCGGCGTGGAGATTGCACCGGGCGGCGATGGCGGACCGGCGAGCGCGGTGCCCGAGTTCCAGGGTCTGCGCGAGTTCGATGCCTTCCTGCTGTTGGTGGACGGCGTCCCGGTGGGCGGCGCTTTCAACCCGGATCTGGCGAGCATTAGTCTCAACGACGTGGAGCGCATTGAGGTGATCCGCGGTTCGGCACCGGTGAAATATGGCGCCACCTCGTTTGTGGGGGTCATCAACATCATCCACCGCAAGGCCGGCGCACCCGGCGCCACCGCTACGGCATCCTACGGTTCCTACGGCAGCAGCAGTGCCGGCGTGGCCGCGCCCATCACCAGCGACGGTCCGGTCCGCCAATCTATCGCGGCGGACGTGACCCAGCGCAATTTCAGCGATCCGCGCACCGCCTATACGCGCTCCCACGTCCTGTATCGCAGCGCCGTGGACACGGACAGCGGTGAGTTCCGTCTGGACCTGGACGGCCTGCTGCTGCGCCAAAAACCCGCGAGCCCGCGCCCACTGCCCGACGGTGCAAGCGCGCTGTCGCCACTGGTGCCGGTTGACACCAACAACAATCCGAGCGACGCCAGGATGGATGAGGACCGCGTCAGCCTGGTGCTCAGCAACGACACCAGCCTGAAGTGGGGCCAGTGGAGCACGACGCTTGCCAACGTTTTTACCCACAACCGCAACATCCGCGGCTTCCTGCGCTCGGACCAGTTGACCAACAACGGCCTGCCCAATGCGGACGGCTTCAATCAGAGCCAGGACCATACGGATATCTATTTCGACAGCCACCTGACTTTCTCGCTCCGGGATGATTTCGAACTGGTCGCGGGTTTCAGCTATCTGTACGGTTCGGGACAGGAGCAAAGCGCCAACTTCGAGTATTTCATCGCGCCGGACGGCGCCAATCCGCCTGCCAGCACCTCTGTGCCGGTGGACGAGTACACCGGCATGCAGGACACGCGCCGCTTCTTCGGGCTGTACTCGCAGGCCGATTGGACGTTTGCGCCGCGCTGGGACTTCAACCTCGGCCTGCAATTTAATCACGACCTCGAATCCCGGAGCGCCACGCTGTTTCCCACCGACCCGGCCCAGACGCCACAGTCCGGCGGCGATCAGCGCAGCAATACGCGTTTTTCCGGAATCGTGGCGCTGGGCTACACCGCTTGGCAGAGCGGCGCGGATGACCTGGTCGTTTACGGCAATTACCGCAACACTTTCAAGCCCGCGGCCACCGATTTCGGGCCGGAGTACACGCCGAATATTCTGGAACCCGAGACCGCCCAGGCCTATGAAGCCGGACTCAAGGGCAAGCTGTGGCAAGGCCGCCTCGACTGGGAGGCAAACGCGTTCCTGACCAATATGAACAACACGGTGATCTCGACGGATGTGAACGGCCTGCCCGGCATCGCCAACGGAGGCCAGAACCGCTTCAAGGGAATCGAATTGGCCGCGGATTGGCGCCTGAACCGGGACTGGCGCTGGCAGCTGGCTTACAGCTACCACGATGCCACTTACCGCAATTTCATCAACCAGACGCCCACCGGTTTGGTACAAGATGCCGGCCATCGCTTGGAGATGTCACCGCTCGATCTGTTCTCCACCGGCCTGTTTTACATGCCGGAGCACGGCTGGATCGGTTCGCTCCTGGTGCGCTATACCGGCCAACGTTACTTCGATCCGGAGAATACCGTCTCCACCCCCGCTTTCGTCACTTATGACGCGGGCATCGGATATCGCTTTGAGAAATGGACCCTGAGGCTCGACGGCCGTAATCTCAATAATCAGCGGCCCCCGATTTCCAACAGCGAGCTGGGCAACAGCCAGTCCTACATTCTGCCGGCGCGCTTCATCGAGTTGAGTGCCACGTTTCAGATATGATGTAAAGCATCACCGAAACACGGTGCTGTTTTTCCTCAGTGATCAACGTCGGCGTACTGCAATTCGCCCGCGGTGACTGCGATGGGCAGACGGTTCTGCGGCGGCGGCAGCGGGCAGGTGGCGAAGGCGCTGAAGGCACAGGGCGGTGAATAGCTCTTGTTGAAGTCAATTACGGTCCAGCCGTCCGCCGGCGGCGCAACGTACAGAAACCGGCCGGCGCCATAGGACTGCTTGCCGTTGGTGCGGTCGGCAAACATCACAAACCATTCCCGCTCCCCGGATTCCAATACTGCATCGAGGCGGCAGGTTTCGCGCTCCACTTCAAACACCAGCGCACCGGGCGACGGCATTTCCTCTTCCATGCCCAGCACCGTGGTGATGGGTATTTTCTTCGGAGGCGAATATGGCTCGAAGCGTGCGGCCAGCCGCCAATTTGGATCCACCGGGAAATATTCCAGTCCGCGGAAATGTATCCGGGCCTCGGCCCGACTGTCTTTGACGCGGATGCCCAGCCGGCTGCTGCGCTCGATGAGATAAAAACTCACTGTGCCGATGCTGAGCACCATGGGTGCACCGACGGCGTCATCCGCGAGCGGTCCGATGGCGTGCACCGGCCGGCCATCGTGCAGCACGCTGGCACCGGGTGCAGCCACGAACCGCACTTCGCGGCCCTTCACCTGAAACGTACCGGCGTGATCCGGCAGGGCCGGATAATCCATCACGATGCTGTTCGATGCAGCCCGGCCGAAGCTATTGTCACCTGGTTCCAGCCAATAGAGACCCACAAGCGTGGTCCAACCGTCTTCGGCCGTGAGCCTTTTCAGGCGCGCGGCGCGCCATGCCAGGATTTCCCGTTCGTATTCCGCATCTGCCATCATCAAGGCCACCCGTGTTCATCCGGATGCCGCGCATGCTAACTGCGCTGGCGGATTCTGACCACTCGCCCTGCGATGTCGGTCCATCACGATGTAAAATCCGGCCAGTGCTATCCTGCTCCGCCCTTCCTTAATACAGACGGCTCATGGCCAACCGATTACTGGGCTACCTCTCGGTTCGTGACTGGAAGACCCGGATAATTTTCTGGTGCGGGGCGCTGGCAGTCGGCGGCATCGCCGCGGGCTTCACGCTCGCCAGCACTTGGGCGATGGCGTTGCATCAGCGCATTCTGGACCAATCGCGCTGGTGGACCTTCCTGGTATCGCCGGTGATTCTCGTGCTCGTGGTGTTTCTGACGCGCTATGTGTTTCCGAACACGCAGGGCAGCGGTATCCCGCAGGCGATTGCGGCATTGCGCATTCCCAACGCCACCCGGCGGCGCGCTTTGCTGTCATTGCGCATCGCCTTCGGCAAAATCCTGTTGACGCTGATTGGCTTCGTGGGCGGCGCTTCCATCGGCCGTGAAGGCCCGATCGTGCACATCGGCGCTTCCACTATGTATTCGCTCGGGCGTTTTACGCGCTTTCCTCC encodes:
- a CDS encoding lipoprotein, which encodes MRRPVLVCLAFLLLAGLAGCGQKGPLYLPVTPPRTIPSMPQAATHAAPASATHSAPAASKPH
- a CDS encoding cation/multidrug efflux pump → MSFQVPVSLWIAGLVVILVALIGLAVFFRGWQRLFRGKFAGGIGRVIVGAILLAAVGLTVAVAINLRSYHRLTYEQPVADLAFTQLAPQEFRASLTDARGRVRTKVLRGDEWELSARVLKWTGPGNLLGFNALYHLDRLEGRYRNIEQEQRDYHTAVDLAGGGGLDVWSFARAHAWLPWVDASYGSATYLPMADGAEYRVSMSQTGLLARPANAAAQQAVAHW
- a CDS encoding hotdog fold thioesterase, which encodes MTIWLKPVNVDDLNRYQQQTLVTHLGIRYTEVGEDYLKATMPVDARTKQPAGILHGGASAALAETLGSTGANLVVDRSKTLCVGLELNCNHIRAMREGQVTGTARPLHVGRTTQVWEIKITDDQDRLVCVSRITMAVLDRSTIKS
- a CDS encoding ATP-binding protein, with translation MSRLPLILSWSGGKDSALALHALRHDPRYRVVGLLTSVNGHYGRVSMHGVHEALLNAQAESIGLPLYKVKLSERPSNEEYEQKMRIALEGFKVQGIRHVAFGDLFLEDIRQYRLDNMHKVDMECVFPLWHKPTDQLAREFIALRFKAVLCCVDEQQLSGEFAGREYDAALLGALPATVDPCGEHGEFHTFVYAGPVFRRPIAFRRGERVRRDEHFHFCDLISAEARYDDLA
- a CDS encoding TerC family protein; translation: MDWITDPNIWAALVTLTALEIVLGIDNIIFISIVTGGLPVERQASARRTGLILAVVTRLLLLASIFWLSRLTRPLFTLFEQPFSLRDLVLIGGGLFLLAKSTLEIHGDIDQSHTRQRAAQRRSFFAAVTQILLLDVVFSLDSVITAIGMSDKLAVMAAAIIIAVGFMLMYAGAVSRFVQRHPTLKMLALAFLVLIGVALIADGLGVHIPKGYIYFSMAFAFGVEMLNLQIRKRRAP
- a CDS encoding SDR family oxidoreductase; protein product: MDFSNKTILITGAARGIGRATAKAFAKLGGSAAVHYHTSQKQAEQLVHALAGKNHRAFGADLTDPPACESLINEVVNHYGRLDVLVNNAGIYEVRPLKDLNYAGWQLTWKNTLAADLTAPANLCFLAAQVMMNQKSGHIINISSRGAFRGEPEALPYGASKAGLNQFSQSLAQALAPWNIFVGVVAPGFVRTDMATALLDGPQGEAIRKQSPLNRVATPEEIAEAVVRLAADGMLYATGCILDVNGASYLRS
- a CDS encoding dienelactone hydrolase family protein; its protein translation is MADLPECVEIETGGAPTASIIWLHGLGADGHDFGPIVPELRLPATLPVRFVFPHAPVRPVTLNNGMPMRAWFDIVKIGAHQPRDKAGMLASRALVEALIARENQRGVPAARIVLAGFSQGGAVVLYTGLQYRERLAGIMALSTYLPLNEGLDFAIHAANTATPIFYGHGTQDPIVPLPLAEQTRKVLTARGCRIAWHTYPMPHAVCPEEIQHLRAWLLSVLPHTV
- a CDS encoding TonB-dependent receptor; protein product: MKITSSGLLISVLLPVAFMCNTALADTPDQLQTTTLGSVEVTATPLPENLGSVPQSINIINHNQLMAMGATDLRSALALSAGVEIAPGGDGGPASAVPEFQGLREFDAFLLLVDGVPVGGAFNPDLASISLNDVERIEVIRGSAPVKYGATSFVGVINIIHRKAGAPGATATASYGSYGSSSAGVAAPITSDGPVRQSIAADVTQRNFSDPRTAYTRSHVLYRSAVDTDSGEFRLDLDGLLLRQKPASPRPLPDGASALSPLVPVDTNNNPSDARMDEDRVSLVLSNDTSLKWGQWSTTLANVFTHNRNIRGFLRSDQLTNNGLPNADGFNQSQDHTDIYFDSHLTFSLRDDFELVAGFSYLYGSGQEQSANFEYFIAPDGANPPASTSVPVDEYTGMQDTRRFFGLYSQADWTFAPRWDFNLGLQFNHDLESRSATLFPTDPAQTPQSGGDQRSNTRFSGIVALGYTAWQSGADDLVVYGNYRNTFKPAATDFGPEYTPNILEPETAQAYEAGLKGKLWQGRLDWEANAFLTNMNNTVISTDVNGLPGIANGGQNRFKGIELAADWRLNRDWRWQLAYSYHDATYRNFINQTPTGLVQDAGHRLEMSPLDLFSTGLFYMPEHGWIGSLLVRYTGQRYFDPENTVSTPAFVTYDAGIGYRFEKWTLRLDGRNLNNQRPPISNSELGNSQSYILPARFIELSATFQI
- a CDS encoding DUF1684 domain-containing protein produces the protein MMADAEYEREILAWRAARLKRLTAEDGWTTLVGLYWLEPGDNSFGRAASNSIVMDYPALPDHAGTFQVKGREVRFVAAPGASVLHDGRPVHAIGPLADDAVGAPMVLSIGTVSFYLIERSSRLGIRVKDSRAEARIHFRGLEYFPVDPNWRLAARFEPYSPPKKIPITTVLGMEEEMPSPGALVFEVERETCRLDAVLESGEREWFVMFADRTNGKQSYGAGRFLYVAPPADGWTVIDFNKSYSPPCAFSAFATCPLPPPQNRLPIAVTAGELQYADVDH